The Paludibacter jiangxiensis DNA segment CACAAGACAACGAGAAGCCTTTGAAAGAGGAAATGATGATTGAATTTCCGAACACAGAAAAAGCCTCATCTGTAAATTTGGTGATCAGAGCGAAGACTTCCTTTCTGCTCGACGAAATGATGACTCACTTCTTCAATCTGTTCGGATCGGCTTACAATGCATTTCTGCAAAGACAAAACAACGGATCAGGCGAATCAATTTTGCTATGGATGGTTAATCAGGGAATACCTCTATCGGTGTATATTGAGCGAAATGGGAAATGGGAATTTGCTGATTTTTTCAATGCTGCAGGTCCCGTGAAATATAAAGACGACATCCTCCGTTTATCCATAAAAGGCAATGAACCAGATCCATTGAAGATAAAGCTGGTGTTCGGAACCTTTTTCTGGGATATTGATTACGTGGCTGCAGACTATTCCAGCAACACCCGGTTTACAACCCACACGATTCCTCCCTCAAAAGCTGTCAATGAAAAACGGGAAAATATTATTTCTCTTCTAAACAAAGACGACAACAGCTACTACGATCAGGCAACAACAGCTAATCAGGCCAATATAATGTTTAAAATGCCGGCTGCTGGCAAGACAACACGAACCATAATTCTACACTCCAAAGGATGGTACGAGCGAATTATTCATCCGACAGGAACGCCTGACAAGCGTTTTATGTCACAATATACTATCCCCGGCAGTCTCAACCAACTCACCTACGATTTTCTGTCTCAGGCAGGAAAATCGCTAATACGTCCGAACGAAAAGTAATATTCTTATTTTGCACATTGATCCTCCATACTCTTCAATGCCATCTAACTAAAAGAACATTGTGGTTATATACTACCATTCACTTTTGCTTAATTTTTATACATTAACAATCTTACTTATGAAATCACTATTATTTCCTTTGCTCTTGCTCTTTATAATGGATTCCGGGTGCAAACAACCTAAAACTGACGTCAACAGTGTGCAGAAAGAGATCAGTAGTCTGATTAACAAAAACATCAATGCATTGCAGAGTCACGACATTAAGACGGTTGCCGCCCTGATGGACGATAACGGCCTCTATTGCGGCACCGATCCCGGTGAGTTCTGGACAAAAAAGCAAGTATGCAGCGAATACGAAAAAATGTTTGCCGACACCACTATACATTTTGCTGATATTTCATCGCACAAACAAGAAATCAGAGTAAGTAAAGACGGCAAATCGGCTATTGTTATTGACCAATGGACAATGAACGGCATAGGCATCAAAATTCCAATACGAATGATTTATCATTTTGTAAAAGAAAAAGATAAGTGGATTTCAGATTTTTCAAGCGCAAGCCTGATTCCTTACAATAAGGATATTCCGAAATTGAATAAAGCCATTGAATAGATTTGCCATAAAACAGGTACATTCGTCAACTAAAACACACAAAAACCTTTAATATTTTAGGCCTGATCAACAAAGGCATCGAACGCTTTATACAACAAAAGCGGGGTGATTTGATCATCCCGCTTTTGCTTTATAGCGATAGCGACTCGACAGGATTCCGC contains these protein-coding regions:
- a CDS encoding YybH family protein, producing the protein MKSLLFPLLLLFIMDSGCKQPKTDVNSVQKEISSLINKNINALQSHDIKTVAALMDDNGLYCGTDPGEFWTKKQVCSEYEKMFADTTIHFADISSHKQEIRVSKDGKSAIVIDQWTMNGIGIKIPIRMIYHFVKEKDKWISDFSSASLIPYNKDIPKLNKAIE